The proteins below are encoded in one region of Aspergillus nidulans FGSC A4 chromosome III:
- a CDS encoding forkhead domain protein (transcript_id=CADANIAT00005410) codes for MTAPAVGHHPSEAGPGVSSLYDYTRSQHSPENDHHLPSPQSTTRNDSAPDHSSSSNGLSTLSDMVAVKSKAEDQASHALSTGQEFQSDLRRQSAASALLAQLLGGQQAPNTDSDQAMEGLEVSDKQDTEQKQQFGDESNGNWETKQGVDVPPSGAEPKNGDQSQPAEPQHQTEDMAFQQSGLPFSTTEQNDNVLARTDPIDNLTDPLLFAKPNLDHSDLFPPIDFTAPGTPMEGLQQNDMVNSAYYSQNANLSALGYTEGGTHNGSGSVAGSEPRIQAFAKLEFDDGHFYCNTYSFILGRDVRAARAAHQREFQARQAMRYSRAKSSSGGNASRTPTRVKHEGSGIIGSVVSDRGGIMGFDPDVPSHMQSHVSRRSSNASDGDAGGLLHATPAQLQATTDYNALAMQSLQESNGNGDAKPVDALALLPSPDACPTIPIHPPATNDGSVAGHRGISRKHVKIAYNFDKNLFEMEVLGRNGAFIGADWLSPSQIRPLHSGDYIQIGGVRIRFLLPDVPIGETGADIEEEQLPEPQQKVETSVSVESQENAEKKDDSKATKLVLKTKVEEPARPVSSIEGDAQQPQRRRGPGRPPKDGIMSKRERAELAREQKLAARREANGGVTPPPQSKPKAGKTTATTGGLAPPVPAEGESPNSKPEKRKYTKRKKDGMMDIPIPSTEGGQFPMEHQPQEYVKPPPVKKRKPSRSPSPNYPPESAYTPEDLAKPPYNYAVLIFDALTEASTPMTLKQIYRALKLKYPYFRFKCETEGWTSSVRHNLNGNGHLFMHAERDGKGWSWQLRPGASVEKEKKRRPSPPPPPAQPAQAPPSSVTPQYMPPPTNSYSNQPNGQSGMANPQFQNFSSMPSNPFPTSAAPPAPTPPLQHSTPYPPPAPPTASSPFPIPSPIRNNLPPAFAQTTPTTYTSPYASDPPPQLLQYQQSQQAQAQTQHMQPPPPPQHSTPYPPQNTQPLPPNNNPPQSYPSNPGPPQHQPQHQHQQHNQQQQQPYNMGGQNPGPVPMDTSSDEASFNERANKAIDDFEAVLLEDYEDKDYIKGVLKSARARALGEATESSFPGGEPPDEAVLLDALKNMIKGLRGE; via the coding sequence ATGACAGCGCCAGCGGTGGGCCATCATCCTTCAGAGGCTGGTCCGGGTGTGTCGTCCTTGTACGATTACACCCGGTCGCAGCACTCGCCAGAGAACGACCATCACCTTCCGTCCCCGCAATCGACAACCCGCAACGATTCTGCCCCCGACCACTCATCGTCTTCCAATGGCTTGTCCACCCTGTCCGACATGGTAGCAGTCAAGTCCAAGGCTGAGGATCAGGCTTCGCATGCCCTTTCAACCGGCCAGGAGTTCCAGTCGGATCTCCGCCGTCAGTCCGCCGCCAGTGCTTTGTTGGCCCAGTTGCTTGGCGGCCAGCAGGCTCCCAATACAGACTCAGATCAGGCTATGGAAGGCTTGGAGGTCTCAGATAAGCAGGATActgagcagaagcagcaattTGGAGATGAATCCAACGGGAATTGGGAAACAAAACAAGGGGTAGATGTTCCGCCGTCCGGAGCGGAGCCGAAGAACGGAGATCAAAGTCAGCCGGCGGAACCTCAACATCAAACAGAAGACATGGCATTTCAACAATCAGGGCTGCCATTTTCGACAACCGAGCAAAACGATAACGTTCTAGCCAGAACTGACCCCATTGACAATTTAACGGATCCCTTACTGTTCGCAAAACCGAACCTAGATCATAGCGACCTTTTCCCTCCAATCGACTTTACGGCCCCAGGGACGCCAATGGAGGGTTTACAACAGAATGATATGGTGAACTCTGCTTATTATTCTCAGAACGCGAACTTGTCGGCTCTGGGTTACACTGAGGGTGGCACGCATAACGGGAGCGGATCAGTAGCAGGATCCGAGCCGCGGATCCAAGCATTCGCCAAACTCGAATTCGACGACGGGCATTTTTACTGCAACACATATTCTTTTATCCTAGGGCGAGACGTACGAGCGGCCCGAGCGGCCCATCAACGCGAGTTTCAGGCCCGACAAGCCATGAGATATTCCCGAGCGAAAAGTTCGAGTGGTGGAAATGCATCACGTACACCTACGCGAGTGAAACACGAAGGAAGTGGGATTATAGGGAGTGTAGTTAGCGATCGTGGTGGAATCATGGGCTTTGACCCTGATGTTCCTTCGCATATGCAGTCGCATGTCAGTCGACGTTCCTCTAATGCTTCTGATGGGGACGCTGGCGGTCTTTTACACGCAACCCCTGCTCAGCTTCAGGCCACCACCGACTATAATGCACTTGCCATGCAATCGTTACAGGAAAGCAACGGCAACGGAGACGCCAAACCCGTTGATGCCTTGGCCCTCCTTCCCTCACCGGACGCATGTCCGACCATTCCGATACACCCCCCTGCAACAAACGATGGTAGCGTTGCCGGACACCGGGGTATCTCACGAAAGCACGTCAAGATTGCGTACAATTTTGACAAGAATTTGTTTGAAATGGAAGTGCTTGGAAGGAACGGTGCCTTTATTGGTGCAGATTGGCTATCTCCCAGTCAAATACGACCTCTACATAGTGGCGATTATATTCAAATTGGAGGAGTCCGCATTCGGTTTCTGTTACCTGATGTACCGATTGGGGAGACCGGAGCggatattgaagaggagcagtTGCCAGAGCCTCAACAAAAGGTCGAGACTTCGGTTTCTGTTGAGAGCCAAGAAAAcgctgagaagaaggacgacTCAAAAGCGACAAAGCTTGTCCTGAAGACAAAGGTCGAAGAACCTGCTCGACCAGTGTCTTCAATCGAGGGAGATGCTCAGCAGCCACAACGTCGTCGCGGTCCTGGTCGGCCGCCAAAAGATGGGATTATGTCAAAACGAGAAAGAGCCGAGCTGGCACGGGAACAGAAATTGGCTGCCAGACGCGAGGCGAATGGCGGCGTTACGCCTCCTCCGCAGAGCAAACCCAAGGCGGGAAAGACTACGGCTACGACTGGAGGACTTGCGCCTCCTGTCCCTGCAGAGGGCGAGTCGCCGAACTCGAAACCCGAGAAACGAAAGTAcacgaagaggaagaaggacggaATGATGGACATTCCTATCCCTTCAACAGAAGGGGGGCAATTCCCCATGGAGCATCAGCCGCAAGAATATGTCAAGCCGCCGCCtgtcaagaagcgcaagccgTCTCGTTCTCCCTCTCCCAACtatcctccagaatctgcgTACACGCCTGAAGACTTGGCGAAGCCGCCGTATAACTATGCGGTTCTCATTTTTGACGCCCTCACAGAGGCTAGCACACCCATGACGCTGAAGCAGATCTATAGGGCCCTGAAGCTCAAATACCCTTATTTTCGCTTCAAATGTGAAACCGAGGGCTGGACGTCCAGTGTACGGCACAACCTCAATGGCAACGGCCACCTCTTCATGCATGCAGAACGAGATGGCAAAGGATGGTCATGGCAGCTTCGGCCAGGAGCATctgttgagaaggagaagaagagacgaCCgtcaccaccacctcctcccgctcAACCTGCACAGGCTCCTCCGTCCTCTGTCACCCCGCAATACATGCCTCCACCAACGAACTCGTACTCAAATCAACCCAACGGTCAGTCAGGAATGGCCAACCCGCAATTCCAGAACTTCTCATCCATGCCGTCGAATCCGTTTCCCACTTCAGCGGCTCCTCCCGCTCCTACTCCGCCTCTTCAGCATTCAactccatatcctcctcctgcgcCACCTACAGCATCCTCACCCTTTCCGATACCCAGTCCGATCAGAAACAATCTTCCTCCTGCGTTTGCGCAAACCACACCGACTACATACACCTCTCCCTACGCCTCCGACCCTCCACCGCAGCTCCTCCAATATCAACAATCTCAGCAAGCACAAGCGCAGACGCAGCACATGCAGCCGCCACCTCCCCCACAACATTCGACTCCATATCCTCCCCAGAATACACAGCCTCTCCCGCCGAACAACAATCCACCGCAGAGCTACCCTTCAAACCCGGGTCCGCCACAGCATCAacctcagcaccagcatcaacagcacaaccaacaacagcagcagccctACAATATGGGTGGACAGAACCCCGGTCCAGTCCCCATGGATACCTCTTCCGACGAAGCTTCCTTCAACGAGCGTGCTAACAAAGCCATTGATGATTTTGAGGCTGTCCTTCTGGAAGACTACGAGGACAAAGACTATATCAAGGGTGTTCTTAAGAGCGCACGGGCTCGGGCATTAGGCGAGGCAACAGAGAGTTCGTTCCCTGGTGGCGAGCCACCGGACGAagctgttcttcttgacgCGCTGAAGAACATGATCAAGGGGTTGAGGGGGGAGTAA
- a CDS encoding cAMP-dependent protein kinase regulatory subunit pkaR (transcript_id=CADANIAT00005408) yields the protein MSNYSHSSNNPFLKVSTKEDKPSSFHKIAEDEEYEVTSPTDATFRASKNADNSAGGNNPLESGRAGESGDGIRFGRDPFGNFQGGAEGQDESSIDPNGFRPTGGPDHGFPNNYALGRRTSVSAESLNPTSAGSDSWTPPSHPKSEEQLARLKTAVSNNFLFSHLDDEQSRTVLDALVEKPIPAKDIKVISQGDAGDYFYIVEEGHFDVYINPSGSVQPGPDGAGTKISTIGPGGSFGELALMYNAPRAATIVSTEPKSTLWALDRITFRRILMDSAFQRRRMYEAFLEEVPLLSSLKPYERAKIADALDTIKFPAGEYIIKEGDPGDAFYLLESGEAEAFMEGVEEPVKSYKRGDYFGELALLDDKPRAASVRAKTEVKVAKLGRDGFKRLLGPVENIMRRTEYSSRPSTAT from the coding sequence ATGTCGAACTACTCGCATTCAAGCAATAATCCCTTCCTTAAGGTGTCAACGAAAGAGGATAAACCCTCGTCGTTTCATAAAATcgcagaggacgaagagtaCGAGGTGACGTCACCAACCGATGCAACCTTTCGAGCCTCCAAGAATGCCGACAACTCAGCTGGTGGAAATAACCCGCTCGAGAGtggtcgagctggagaatcgGGCGATGGAATACGCTTTGGAAGAGACCCCTTTGGTAATTTCCAGGGTGGTGCGGAAGGCCAGGACGAGTCCTCCATCGACCCTAATGGCTTCCGCCCTACGGGTGGCCCCGATCATGGCTTTCCCAACAATTACGCCCTGGGCCGTCGAACATCCGTATCTGCTGAATCTCTGAACCCTACATCCGCGGGATCAGACAGCTGGACCCCGCCGAGCCACCCGAAATCTGAAGAACAGCTCGCCCGGTTGAAGACAGCTGTCAGCAACAacttcctcttttcccaccTGGATGACGAGCAGTCCAGGACGGTACTAGATGCTTTGGTTGAGAAACCTATACCCGCAAAAGATATTAAAGTGATCTCCCAAGGGGATGCCGGCGACTATTTCTAcattgttgaagagggcCATTTCGACGTTTATATCAATCCCTCTGGCTCCGTGCAACCGGGCCCAGACGGGGCTGGCACCAAGATCAGCACGATCGGCCCTGGCGGCTCGTTTGGAGAGCTGGCTCTAATGTACAACGCGCCGCGAGCGGCAACCATTGTATCGACAGAGCCTAAAAGCACTCTATGGGCTTTAGACCGTATAACCTTCCGACGCATTCTCATGGACTCGGCATTCCAGCGACGACGCATGTATGAGGCTTTCTTGGAAGAAGTCCCGCTCCTGTCCAGTCTCAAACCTTACGAGCGGGCAAAGATCGCGGACGCTCTCGACACAATCAAGTTTCCGGCCGGGGAATATATCATTAAAGAAGGTGATCCGGGAGACGCCTTTTACCTGCTTGAATCCGGCGAGGCCGAGGCTTTTATGGAGGGCGTCGAAGAACCCGTGAAGTCATACAAAAGGGGAGATTACTTCGGTGAACTGGCTCTACTAGACGACAAACCTAGAGCAGCCAGCGTTCGCGCGAAGACGGAGGTCAAGGTCGCCAAGCTTGGTAGAGATGGATTCAAACGTCTGTTGGGCCCGGTGGAAAACATCATGAGAAGGACGGAATACTCGTCGAGGCCATCTACAGCTACATAA
- a CDS encoding uncharacterized protein (transcript_id=CADANIAT00005409) — MPKSKPSKKDHHPSQSLSHQQPPNWPPLRPLVPSSDLYLDPLLPDQIYLIRNFLPASLCKTYVSFLASLPLTTTPGKPKKGDAVRVNDRFQIQDATFAENLWRGTALKELVTNPVSVDDGVGEYSDGGRSMKEIWGGEPLGLNANIRVYRYSPGQFFAQHYDDSNTLSFLSPSMPPKPARTTWTLLIYLSTCTGGETVFYPQRTRSDPNPEPISVAPEMGMALLHRHGDQCLLHEGKEVTHGEKWVLRSDLVVAR; from the exons ATGCCAAAATCAAAACCCTCAAAGAAAGATCACCATCCATCTCAATCTTTATCCCACCAGCAACCTCCTAACTGGCCCCCTCTCCGCCCTCTAGTCCCCTCTTCCGATCTCTACCTCGatcccctcctccccgacCAGATCTACCTAATTCGCAACTTCCTCCCTGCCTCCCTCTGCAAGACTTATGTTTCCTTCCTCGCCTCTTTACCACTCACTACAACCCCTGGGAAACCCAAGAAAGGCGACGCCGTCCGCGTCAACGATAGATTTCAGATCCAGGATGCTACATTTGCGGAGAACCTCTGGCGGGGAACAGCGCTAAAGGAGCTTGTGACAAACCCTGTTTCTGTCGATGATGGAGTCGGGGAGTATAGCGACGGAGGTCGGTCAATGAAAGAGATCTGGGGCGGGGAACCGCTGGGATTGAATGCGAACATTCGTGTTTACCGGTATTCTCCAGGGCAATTCTTTGCACAGCATT ACGATGACTCCAACACTCTCTCATTCCTATCGCCCTCAATGCCCCCCAAGCCAGCCCGAACTACATGGACACTCTTGATCTATCTCTCGACCTGCACAGGGGGAGAAACAGTCTTCTATCCGCAGCGAACACGGTCGGATCCTAACCCGGAGCCGATCTCAGTAGCACCTGAAATGGGGATGGCGCTGTTACATCGGCATGGGGACCAATGTCTACTACACGAGGGAAAGGAGGTTACGCATGGGGAGAAATGGGTGTTGAGGAGTGACTTGGTGGTTGCGCGATAA
- a CDS encoding acid phosphatase DET1 (transcript_id=CADANIAT00005412), with protein MRSTFRDSRMIFFRCSRVAFSAALLYFEENQTAFSSSFGIPSLVADERVLINGDKGCTEAEAATNAALGGANEAQDIRHYMIILIRHAQSEGNKNREIHQTIPDHRVKLTPEGHRQARDAGTRLRGLLRPDDTIHFFTSPYRRTRETTEGILESLTADTPSPSPFPRHTIKVYEEPRLREQDFGNFQPCSAEMERMWLERADYGHFFYRIPNGESAADAYDRVSGFNESMWRLFGEKDFASVCVLVTHGLMTRVFLMKWYHSFVEYFEDLRNINHCEFVIMKLNEDSGKYVLQNQLRTWSELRMEKERERQQEQAAKGLPASSTPSETPVPVRRKWGGCPNGCNHGVSRMSYQRTSRTHDGDPRKEHDSHHKASQDATRNSQTSQSTNQFNNANTANEGQTIEAPEPAIGDKAAELPLKTLPPKAQYSSTPEPTTPTQPHNTTHHHHYQASPKHSRDLLDQDHSHPNYNLIHLVGRDGGGTLSGAGSVAASEDEHDTYRSHHHRHHNLHEPSRSGLKRHKPRPSQDLENDGDDEGSGRQAPKLRRTRSSHHRYHASPTRTDKTLTQTRTQDQAPAAEKNAITRTIPNTGGETEKALPGGQPSENPDAAQGQKAPESMRETGREDEEENESENVKTLEQAQKEDQSLRGSVY; from the exons ATGCGGTCAACATTCCGCGACAGTCGCATGATCTTTTTTCGATGCTCGAGGGTAGCATTCTCCGCTGCCCTGCTGTATTTTGAAGAGAACCAGACTGCTTTCTCGTCGAGTTTTGGAATTCCATCGC TGGTTGCGGACGAGCGCGTCCTGATCAACGGTGATAAGGGATGTACGGAAGCCGAAGCGGCAACTAACGCAGCCCTCGGAGGAGCAAATGAGGCCCAAGATATTCGCCATTAT ATGATTATCTTGATTCGGCATGCCCAGTCAGAGGGAAACAAGAACCGCGAAATTCATCAAACAATCCCCGATCATCGTGTAAAGCTCACACCCGAAGGACACCGACAGGCCAGAGACGCAGGTACAAGGTTACGAGGACTCCTACGACCCGACGACACTATCCACTTCTTCACGTCTCCGTACCGCCGTACTCGTGAGACTACGGAGGGCATCCTCGAGTCTCTCACGGCTGATACCCCCTCTCCGTCGCCCTTTCCAAGGCACACAATTAAGGTTTATGAGGAGCCGCGGCTGCGGGAACAAGATTTCGGCAATTTCCAACCATGCTCAGCGGAGATGGAGCGGATGTGGCTCGAAAGAGCGGACTATGGGCATTTCTTTTATCGAATCCCGAATGGCGAATCTGCGGCGGACGCTTACGACCGGGTGAGTGGGTTCAACGAGTCGATGTGGCGACTGTTCGGTGAGAAGGACTTTGCGAGTGTTTGCGTGCTTGTTACACATGGACTCATGACTAGGGTCTTTCTGATGAAATGGTATCATTCCTTTGTGGAGTATTTTGAGGATCTCCGCAACATCAACCATTGCGAGTTTGTGATCATGAAACTCAATGAGGACAGCGGGAAGTATGTGCTCCAGAATCAACTCCGGACATGGTCCGagttgaggatggagaaagagcgGGAAaggcagcaggagcaggctgcAAAGGGCCTGCCAGCAAGCTCTACACCATCAGAAACTCCAGTCCCAGTCAGACGCAAATGGGGCGGATGTCCTAACGGCTGCAACCACGGTGTTTCTAGAATGAGTTATCAACGAACATCTAGAACACATGATGGCGATCCGCGAAAAGAACATGACAGCCACCATAAAGCATCCCAAGACGCCACCCGCAATAGCCAGACGAGTCAGAGCACAAATCAATTCAACAATGCTAACACAGCGAACGAGGGACAAACAATCGAGGCCCCTGAACCAGCAATCGGCGACAAAGCTGCTGAATTGCCATTGAAAACGCTCCCTCCAAAAGCACAATATTCTTCTACCCCCGAACCAACCACACCCACCCAACCGCACAACACGACACATCACCATCATTATCAAGCGTCCCCGAAACACTCCAGAGACCTACTGGACCAGGATCACTCACATCCAAACTACAACCTCATCCACCTCGTCGGCCGCGACGGCGGCGGAACGCTCAGCGGCGCCGGTAGCGTCGCGGCATCTGAAGACGAACACGATACTTACCGCAGCCaccaccatcgccatcacAATCTACACGAACCCTCCCGTTCCGGACTCAAACGACACAAACCGCGTCCGTCGCAAGACCTCGAGAATGATGGTGACGATGAAGGGAGTGGGCGGCAGGCGCCCAAACTTCGACGTACGAGGTCGTCTCATCATCGATATCATGCTTCCCCAACACGAACAGATAAGACCCTGACTCAGACCCGAActcaagatcaagcaccAGCGGCTGAAAAGAATGCAATAACGCGAACGATACCTAATACAGGCGGCGAAACCGAAAAGGCGTTGCCTGGGGGACAACCATCTGAAAACCCCGACGCAGCTCAGGGCCAAAAAGCACCCGAGAGCATGCGGGAaactggaagagaagacgaagaggaaaatgagaGCGAAAATGTGAAGACCCTCGAACAAGCGCAGAAAGAGGACCAGAGCCTTCGGGGGAGCGTTTATTAG
- a CDS encoding putative cyclin-like protein (Clg1) (transcript_id=CADANIAT00005411) — protein MPSFYNTGLPAYPLTPPHITGAGRMENEPPFYVLGHSAAFPPRYTQSGCEFIEQYSQQSHCYAKPPMNAQQPMHSMRTGRDMTALSQSMFGPVPAANVLPPIRNNVQLPPMDHAVPPQYRRQDPIAQPEQALKEEKPTGGVAAYLDYEMDQMSDFVAEMAQGMYDLYITKINLSDIDFARSVYPGSSVPPQFRKYVFQILSSTRLPSSTILLGLYYLSCRMRMLSSAKIYNAGSGQVYRMLTVALLLGSKFLDDNTFQNKSWAEVSNISVSDLNSMELEWLFAFEWKIHDRIYDQQDGFASWLSHWEKWRAKSSIRAHEPRRSLAPIDTNITRSNRVSKPLLSPEGPIPPQYQRNNQYENSWLNPAASEYSPPSAPHSGPTTPDYYSVGPWGYSSNPPPPYSSTWMPHHQYMPPPRSQPPSYHHTPSYGFPFPHGGWTTGHGASCGCSYCAKHMEHYMCANLGSMQPILAA, from the coding sequence atgCCGTCTTTCTACAACACCGGCCTCCCGGCCTACCCTCTTACCCCCCCTCACATCACCGGTGCCGGTAGGATGGAGAACGAACCCCCCTTCTACGTCCTCGGTCACTCGGCCGCTTTCCCTCCCCGTTATACCCAGAGCGGCTGTGAATTCATCGAGCAATATTCCCAGCAGTCACACTGTTACGCCAAGCCACCGATGAATGCCCAACAGCCCATGCACTCGATGCGCACCGGCAGAGACATGACCGCGTTAAGTCAATCCATGTTCGGCCCCGTTCCTGCTGCCAACGTGCTGCCCCCGATCCGCAACAACGTCCAACTGCCGCCGATGGACCACGCCGTTCCGCCGCAGTATCGCCGACAAGACCCGATTGCTCAGCCTGAACAGGccctcaaggaggagaaaccTACCGGTGGCGTTGCCGCTTATCTGGACTATGAGATGGATCAGATGTCCGACTTTGTGGCTGAGATGGCCCAGGGAATGTATGACTTGTACATCACCAAGATCAACCTATCAGATATTGACTTCGCGCGAAGCGTCTACCCAGGATCATCTGTCCCGCCCCAGTTCCGGAAATACGTCTTCCAGATTTTGTCCTCAACACGCCTGCCGAGTTCCACCATCCTTCTGGGTCTCTACTACCTGTCTTGTCGGATGCGTATGCTCTCTTCTGCCAAGATTTACAACGCTGGCAGTGGCCAGGTCTACCGCATGCTCACGGTGGCTTTGCTTCTAGGCAGCAAGTTCTTGGATGACAataccttccagaacaaGTCTTGGGCTGAGGTTAGCAACATTTCCGTGAGTGATCTGAACTCTATGGAGCTCGAATGGCTCTTCGCTTTTGAGTGGAAGATCCATGATCGCATCTATGACCAGCAGGACGGATTCGCTTCATGGCTTTCTCACTGGGAGAAATGGCGTGCCAAGTCTTCCATCAGGGCTCACGAACCTCGACGCTCCCTCGCTCCCATCGATACCAACATCACCCGCAGCAACCGGGTTTCGAAGCCGCTTCTCTCTCCCGAAGGGCCGATTCCCCCACAGTATCAGCGAAACAACCAATACGAGAACTCTTGGCTTAacccagcagcatcagagTATTCCCCGCCATCTGCTCCTCACAGTGGACCGACAACTCCGGACTACTACTCAGTTGGCCCATGGGGGTACTCTTCTAACCCTCCACCGCCATATTCGAGTACCTGGAtgcctcatcatcagtaCATGCCGCCCCCTCGTTCGCAGCCGCCATCCTACCACCACACTCCATCCTACGGTTTCCCGTTTCCGCACGGTGGTTGGACGACTGGCCATGGTGCCTCCTGCGGTTGCTCGTACTGCGCCAAACACATGGAACATTACATGTGTGCTAACCTCGGCTCCATGCAACCAATTCTCGCTGCTTGA